A stretch of DNA from Manihot esculenta cultivar AM560-2 chromosome 7, M.esculenta_v8, whole genome shotgun sequence:
attgtaatgtaaagttgagttatgtaatgtaatgatgatattgaggtctagaagtgtgcttgaccataatatgttgtaaatccctttttagatacatgatcttaaatgtttatggatgactatgtttaaccaaacttaatgcatgattatgtcaccccattggagcatcgATGAGGACTctaaggtggggttaatgttaatatctatgttaatgcatgcataggttgagtttggttcatgaatgaaaaagaaaagttcaatttttttatgtatgttgttgatcatgtatgggattaatcaggttcacaggttgcatgttaggcttgctacgggtcccggcggccttaagccgatctggatcctagcgccggtagcggttcgattttcgggtcgttacaatgtatttttttttatttccatAGAATTTTTTAACATAACAATGTAATTCATAATGTTGCCAGAATTTTCTGATCATTAGTAATTTTCGTCTTAGATATATATGTGTGATATTGCTGCATTGAACTGCAATTAGTTAGAAAGTTGAATACTTATCGTTTctattgaaattaataatttcgtaataatttaatttatttaattttttctatttaatttatttttttctaacttggtttcatttaaaaaaattaaaattataaataattttttaaaaatttatttgatctttttctcataaaataaataattaaaaataattcaacaTTAAATTGGATCGAAGAActctatgtatatatatatatatatatatatatatatcattcacTATACGATCTCTTATTAATAGTACAATGTTGTACAAAGAATTACAAGAGAATGCATTCCCAGCTTGTATCTCAAACCCactaataagaaattaaaacaaaaagtgAGAACAGTCAAACACTCAGAACTCAAACAAAAACAGAgacaaaagaaaatgaaacatTACAAAACATCAACCCAATATAGAGACAGAGATTAATATATcaacatttttctttttaaagtagaggaaattttaaaattttaaaattttaaaatttccacCATAAGCGCAGCTCTAAGCTAAATAagtttttcattcattcatttgttaTTTGAATAAGAAGAACACTTAACAcaagttatttaatagttttgaACTAGCAATCATGTATAGCAGTTCTCATAAAGGCAGCTAAGATTAAACTCCTATCCTCTGGCCTGTGCATTTAAGCCTAGCTACCCTCTGGACTAATTCATGATTGGAAACAGTCAATGTGTTCCACTGTCAAAGGAAATGCAGAAAATATTTGATACTAATACGGaatcataataaatatttgTTTAGCATGGAACTAATTAGAGATCTTGCTCATATGATTCGTGAACATCCTGTTTGATGATCAATTCCTTGAAGAATTTAGAACACAACTGACAGAAGACCAAAATGGCAGCCGAAATGGAGATTTTGATTGGATTTTTACCAGTTTTAAGGAATAAACAATAACTTACAGTAGCAAGAATGAACTGACCAAAGGCACAGACAAGTCCAACAATGTCTGCGAAGGAACCAACAGGAAGGCTGCTTCGAGATGGATAATAGAACCAGGGTATTGTGTTCCATCTCCAAACACCTCCTTCCTTCCGAACGTTATAGAAGAGTTCGCATATGCAAATCAACACTGATAGAAAAGACATTCCTGCACATATTGGCAGAAAAAGAGAGCTGTGCTGCGATGATATTTGGTCGAAAACTATCAACGTAAGCTCAAGAATGAAGTTGGCAATGGCAAACACCCAATCCAAAACCTTAAAAAGAAGAAGCAACTACCACTGTTAGGGtaaaaaaactataattaaaagcaaaaagattattaatttatctGGATTTGAAGTTTTAACCTTGTGTTTTTTGCTTCTTCTATCGGAATTGTTACTGTTGCAGCTATAGAAATTAGTTTCCGTGGAAGGAGATTCAACATTAAAGTGGGTGTCCTCCCCAGAGCTACAATCTGTCCCTGGAGCTAGATTATTTGATGGATACACGTCTGATGATTGAGCACTCGGTGGAAGTTCCAGTAATGACTGGAAACTCGATGACTCAATACTCGATTCAGGAGGTGGCGGTAACTCAGGTCTCCATAGCCGCCGTCGACCTGGCAGTAACTGAAGCCACCGAAAAGATAGAATTTTCAAGAAAATTAGAAGAGAGAAACCATATGGGGTTTCAGGCGAGCGTACAGAATTAGATCCGCTCGCAATATTTAGCCTTTTGGAGGACGAAAGGTTGTTTGAATTAATAGGAAGTTCTTCTTCATCCAAACTACTGCAACCTGGAGTTAGATTACTGAGATTTCTGTCGTCCATCATTTTTCAGATTCACATATATCTGAAACAAGGTAAATCTAGAACTCAAAACTGCCATCGGATTAAGATTTTACCATCTCTGGGAAACTTCCTTTCGAGCAGTTTCCTCGTATTAGAGAAGAAGGTGAAGAGTTGCTGCTTCTTTGATCTCACGCAGCCAAGGTTTACTTGTCAAAGTTCAACACAACCACAGGGACTTGCCTTCAAAACCCAATCTGCCAGAAGGCGCTTTCGACGAAACAGAATAAATATGCGAGTGTCCGTAAGGGAGTTTGACAATTTGGAGTTCTGAGAATCATATATAGAACGAGAAAAATATTGTTTTTGCCTCTACAtggtagattttatttttatttttattttttttcctcgcCAGCAGCGTCTAGGCAATGGAGACGAAGATGCTGATCATGTTTTTGGCTACATTAACTACAAGCATTAATGTCTCAACTATATACTACTCTCTCGCATTATTTAACAGGAAAATTATTATAGAGTCTCTGAATTTTATTGGAACTGAAGAAAACTCGACAATTCTCAGACAGTTAATGTATCGAAGGATTTTGTTACTAATTACaagctaaatattttatttttaatggaaataAAAGTTTTTGGTTCTCGtatgtaatttttttctaattttttacattttgatattGTTTCTCGGTGAATAAACAAGAATTGGGATGAAACCTTTTGTTAACATTGAAGAGTCATATGTATGTTTCTatagttaatttttctttaaattttattcattcgATTGTTTCGGAAGAAAATATTCAATGGagatttactagttattatgagtttctagaatcgcaacgacgacgtcagtTTTGGAactttattcgagttttatttcGTAGAAACTCTCTTCTTTAACTTTGTTcgggagattttaatgatttatactcgagaAATGAGAAAGAATGAGAAATATCTTtaccaaattattttatgcaagAGTTTAGACACTTAAAGAGTATTTTTgctaaattatcttatatagggatttgattttgaataatcATAAATCTTTCTTAGACTCTAGAAATGATATTTCTGTTACATGGGTTCGTCGTAAtactactctaactgctcatatttGGCTAGAGAATTTATTAAGTataatcgtctctctgtttGAGATGATATCCCGCTTTGTTTgatgtaattttattaatataatcactagttttactttaaaacaagagtttctaaattttaacgaaattaattatttaatttttataattataaattctaattaaaatgtatcttttaattttaaaatatagctATTAAGTTCTTCTATTAAAAACTATTATTATttgtattaatatttttatgaaatgtctGAAATATCCATTATCCCTCCCTCCCCATTCCTCTCTATAGAACTTTCATTTTATCATTTCACAATTGTTCTTCCAAGTTTTTTCCGAAGCAATCCAAACACAATATTCCATCCAACAAAAGATTCTTAAAATCAACAAAATCTGTAAATAATTAACGAATTTCCAATTGTAAAATATACCCGTCAACATAATCTAAATATAAAGAATCTAATTGGTCATATTTAATTCTTAGTACAGAACACAGAAGAATAATCTAAATTTAGAAACAATCCTTACTTGCACTCAGTACCTTACACATTGCCAATCACTGCTCGTTATGATGCGACAATGTTGTGATGCCGATGAGTTGTCCCTTATACTATCAAGATTTATAatgttgataaaaatataaggtGTGTGAGTGATGAGAACTTGCGACTATCAACTAAACTATGAATTAATGAAGGTGATATTGCGATGATCGATAAAAACCAGCGACTGTCAACTAAGAGTGAGAAGGTAAGGAGACGATCTATCAACTGAGAGTAAGAAGTGAGGGAGAGTCCTAGTATAATACAGGGGAAAATAAACGTACAAAGAATATAAGAGAGGAGACGGTGCGTCAATGGTGGAGGGTATGGCCAAGGAGGCGATAACTTGTTGAGGATTTTGATGGCAAGATAAAATTTCAGTAATTTGTTAGGATTCAAGAAGGTGAATGGCATGGTGGAGATCCTTAGCAATGGAGGTAAGGGAGCTCAAAGAGAAGGCCGCAGAGGAAAACGAAATGGAGGAGAAAGATggggagagaaaaagagagaggtTTAAATTTTTGGTAAAGGAATCTgattaaaagtaattttctaatttcttaGATGATTTTATTAgtagattaataaaatatttaatagaaatatttgatagttgtattttaaaattatgagagaatttataattatgagaattaagtaattaatttcattaaaattaattaacttcCAACAAGAACAAATGAACATATAAATGAAATGCCTGAAATTCCACCGAGTTTTGTCATGATCTCAAAGGTATTTACACGCCCCGTGACCTGCAAACAGAAGCAAAGAAGATCAATTTCATTTTTCATAACTAATATTGTGTATATACATTGATCATTCCACCAATCAATGCCTAGTTTCACTTACTTGGGTTGGCAGTGGTGAGGACGCCAGTTTGAGAGAAATCACAGTTGAAAGCATTCTGGCCTTGGCTCTGATAGAAGGAGTTCATAACAAATGATGCATGAGACCTGACATTGTTTGGATCAAAGCAGACTCCACCAGCTTGGATGGGCTTGCAGTCTACACCTTGGCTGCAAACGTAGTCTATGTTTCCTTGCAATTGTTGATCATTAGCTTCTGGTTTTGGCACGCACCATTTCTTCCCTGGGGCTGGTTTTGGTGAAGGTTTTGGATTTGCTGGATTGTTCTGAGTaacaatttaaagaaaaaaattaatataacagTATCTGGAAAATGTAAAGGAAAGTTGAAATCGGAGCATTAGCATACCTTCTGATTACGCAAGATCCCAACATCGTAAACAGGGCTAAAATCCGGCCTGAACAAACCCCAATTCCTCTCAGCAGAGGTTCCAGGTTTCAGATTCTCGTTAAACAACGCAAAAATATACGTCTCGAACCTCCGGTTCGGCATCAGTGGTGTCCCTTTCCCCGAAGTGACATGCTTAATCAAATTCCCATTATACGTAATCGCATTCTCCACCGTACACGCCGGCTGATCCGGGTCACCGGCAGACGGCCAACCTGTCTCGGCCACCAGAATATCTACATCAGGATAGCCCATAGCTTTAAGCGCTGAATAAACCGCATCCATCATCGCATCAAACATGTTAGAATATGTGATGCCGGTGAATCTGTCATGGATCCCACGGTTTGGCTGGAAAAGAATGTATTTTGCCACTTTTGGAGCGTAACTGAAATAAGGATATGGATTAACCATGAGAGGCGATTTGGTTTCACGTAGAAACGCGAGCATGGGTGCAAATATTGATTTCTGATAGCCAGGCCTGATCCGAGCAGCACTCGGTGGCACAGAATTGTGAAGAATTCCGAGGGTGTGAGGTGTTGAGACCTTCACATCGTTGATCCCAGCAACAACAAGAGCATGATGCAGAGCTTTCATGCAAGGAACAAGATGAGCAATCCAATCCTGCACTGCAGACATTAAGATTTCATTCCCAACAGCAATTCGATTAATCTTTGTCCTGGGATAATACGGTTTAATATTGTCAGCAACCCAACGTCGGGCAGCACGTTCGTCAGAAAGCGCCGGAATATCACCATTACCGACCGTGACTGTGACGGAAATATTTGTGTTGGCAAAAGCTCGAAGAACGTCAGGATTGGTGTCAAAGATTTTGATGCTGTCTATAATTGTTTGTGTTTTGAGGAAGTTGGCCACCTGGGAAGGCGGTGGCAGGTTGTTTCCTAGAGTCCCATAGTTTACTCCGATGGCTAAGGTGGTAGTGGAGAAGCGGAGGAGAGTGGATAAGAGGAGGAGGGCGGTTGTGAGAGTAGTGGTGGTCATCTTTGTGACATGAAAGAAGTGGGGATCGGAAGATATAAATAGAAATTCCTTAGTGGACAGCTAATTTTGAtgggaaaatgaaagaaaaaaaagaaatattgaaACCAATCAGATAAATTaggtgaaaaaaaattaattgaaactgAAACTAAAAGCTTTAATTTTGTCTACCAAGAGAGAAAGGTATAAAATATACAGAAACCAGCTGGTTGGAGTCGAATGTTTTGACTTTTTACCATTTTGGAATACCACAAATTTAGCTTATTCATGGTTTGCTTTGACTGTTCTGCGATTAAAATTGcaattcataaaataatttatttatttaaaaattttatagttatttaATTAAGTGCGTAAGAATTTCTCCACGAAAATCAAATTTTGATGGGGACGTGTACAAGATGTACACGGAACGATTCCGGCGAAAGGGGTGGAAAGAAAAATGGTGGTATTCCGTGTTCGCGTCTAGAGGAGATACGTGGCGGGTGGAGATCGTTTCTGTAGACAAAACGGTGACGAATTTGAAGCCCTCCATGTGACGTAAAGCTATGGAGATCTAGTAATAGTTTTGATTTGTCCGATGCACGTGCCTATATTTGAATTGGTAAAGTGTGAACACGACCACCTCAACTTGGACTAGACTCCAGATGttttatctctttttcttttattatatagCTTTATGGCATAAATACAAACGCGTAAAGCCGACGCGGAATCTGCAGATGGGTGGCGATTTAaccgatttttttatttttttgtcattTGATCGTAATAATTAGCAACGCGTCTCGTTTAGTTATTGATTTATTCCATTAATCTCCTCAATCAACGTTAATTTCAAAGACACTCCCTCAATTTCAGTTTAATCTGATTTCAATCActccattttataatttttatttattttatttttttatatctattaaaaattataatttttattaaattttaattatatcatcttaaatatattaaattttattaaatattttaaaaaatttattaaaaataaaataaaattataataataaatttatatattattatacttaaaaaataaataataattttaaaacaattaaaaaataaaactaaaaataataaaaattataaaacgaaTGAAATATGATACGCACTCAAATGATTCTTGAACTTAATTAAATGTGTTTATCCTGGGAgtaaaagtaaattaattaatttatttgtaattattaaGTTAACTTATACACTGTcacttcatttatttttaaaatatattttatatttaaaatatattttctcttaaaaatggttttcataaatatatttttaacaaaataatttatttttaatttaaaaaataaaatatattaataaatttatatatcgaaatattttaatctatccatttgatataatttatttcaaaaaaaaatttaatgaattcttataaaattaatttatttttttaaataaattttttacaaattaaaaataaaatattttttcattttaaataataaaattaataaaaaaaattaatttaattgaattaaatttttgtgaaatttttaattCCAAACAAAAAAGTAAGATTtgaaagtgtaaaaaataattttttattttgaaaaataaaattattttaaaataacttaattttttctttgactataaaaatattttttattaattattctaaaTACTCTAAATActagaaaatatgaaaaatattttgttgataaatatttttcatgaaataaaaatagtctaaattaaaaaattttaactttttaatattttagtatttaaggTTTAGTTTGACTAGGtactatataatatattatttttatttaattttaaaatttcattatatattttattaatatcattttaaataattttaaaataaatatatttataagttatttttattaaattattaaattatttataaatattttaatcaaatacataattagtttaaattttactattttgcaAACTTATTGGCTAAACTAAATATCCTCCAAATTTTAACTATTAGCCTTAGAGGGAGACCATTCTAACAAGTTCTGATAAATCCAAGCTATTTTCAAAGTTATTTCCAGTGCCGTAAACGAATTAAACTATTCGTAAATTATTTGATACTCAACTTAataaaatctcaatttgatttctaAATGAGCCGAATTCgagtttaatttttagattcatTTATTAAACGAGCCAAACTTAAATTCCGTAGTATTCGGTTCATTAAGATTCGTGAACTGACTCATTAAGAGACTCGTGAATGGGGCTCGTTAAGAGGCTCGTGAACGGACTCATTAAGAGGCTGATGAACAAACTCGTTAAGAGACTCATTAAAAAACTTGTGAACAGACTCGATTCGATTACACTATttgctaggggtgagcattcggtcggttcggttcaaaaccgaaccgaaccgaataaaccgaaaaccgaaattttagtttttatgaaaaccgaaccgaaccgattttggtcagaaaccgaatcgaaccgaaccggtctgattcggttcggttcggttcggtttgatcggtttcgatttttaatatttttttaattttttactctttatttttagtattttaaaatttaattaaaatattttaattttaatataatttaatttctctatattattgaaaaaatatattattatccctaatcggttcggttcggttttttcggtttttttctgatcaaaaccgaaccgaaccgaaataaccggaatttctgaaatttaaaaccgaaccgaaccgaaatgtataaaaaaccgaaccaaattttcaaatcggttcggttcggtcggttttttcggtttgaaccggattctgctcagcCCTACTATTTGCCACTTAatctatttattatatatattattaatttttatatttttatacattaattatataaccatattattaatttatatatttatttttcatttattgtgcaaacactttttttaaattattaaattttttaataaactattgttgttattattatttttatatgtttatatatgtatttatataattattttcttatttaatattattcgcttaattttataaattaaaatttttatataatttaaatataaatcaatatgattttattaataaaatttgagtatgatgtatatatatattttatatttatattatatgtataatatttttatataataaataatttaatataaattatatatttaaataaaaataaataataatatataaataatgatatgataacatatgaataattaattataatatattaataaattttatataaaaatatttattgatactaacaataaaattatataaatttaattaaaattatgtaatttaaaaaaaaaaactctctctCTAACCTGTATAGActatttatatatgaatttatatatttattatatatatttcaattaattttctatgtaatataaatatttaaataaataattattaaatttaacattatataattaattttatattaaatatattttatataattaattaaaaatttataattagtatttgaataataaatattatttgatgatataaataaatattaaaatattaaaatttaaataataataaaaaattaatcaatcaaTGAAATTAGAACTCAAAACTTATAAAACATCATATGAGATATTGAAAGTTACTAAAACAATATCTCCTATTACACATCAGAAATTTATAGGGATAGAGGGTAaaacttttttataaataaagatttcattttttattatattttaaattaaaattttattcacagtaaattctaattaaattatatttaattttattaaattttttttaagggATAAAACTCcactatataaaaatttaaaaaaaaaataaaatgcttctaattaaattatatttaattttattaaaatttataaagatgGAGGAATAAAACTCCTAAATTTCActt
This window harbors:
- the LOC110618895 gene encoding uncharacterized protein LOC110618895 isoform X2; translated protein: MMDDRNLSNLTPGCSSLDEEELPINSNNLSSSKRLNIASGSNSVRSPETPYGFSLLIFLKILSFRWLQLLPGRRRLWRPELPPPPESSIESSSFQSLLELPPSAQSSDVYPSNNLAPGTDCSSGEDTHFNVESPSTETNFYSCNSNNSDRRSKKHKVLDWVFAIANFILELTLIVFDQISSQHSSLFLPICAGMSFLSVLICICELFYNVRKEGGVWRWNTIPWFYYPSRSSLPVGSFADIVGLVCAFGQFILATWV
- the LOC110618895 gene encoding uncharacterized protein LOC110618895 isoform X1, producing the protein MMDDRNLSNLTPGCSSLDEEELPINSNNLSSSKRLNIASGSNSVRSPETPYGFSLLIFLKILSFRWLQLLPGRRRLWRPELPPPPESSIESSSFQSLLELPPSAQSSDVYPSNNLAPGTDCSSGEDTHFNVESPSTETNFYSCNSNNSDRRSKKHKVLDWVFAIANFILELTLIVFDQISSQHSSLFLPICAGMSFLSVLICICELFYNVRKEGGVWRWNTIPWFYYPSRSSLPVGSFADIVGLVCAFGQFILATVSYCLFLKTGKNPIKISISAAILVFCQLCSKFFKELIIKQDVHESYEQDL
- the LOC110618505 gene encoding glucan endo-1,3-beta-glucosidase; this translates as MTTTTLTTALLLLSTLLRFSTTTLAIGVNYGTLGNNLPPPSQVANFLKTQTIIDSIKIFDTNPDVLRAFANTNISVTVTVGNGDIPALSDERAARRWVADNIKPYYPRTKINRIAVGNEILMSAVQDWIAHLVPCMKALHHALVVAGINDVKVSTPHTLGILHNSVPPSAARIRPGYQKSIFAPMLAFLRETKSPLMVNPYPYFSYAPKVAKYILFQPNRGIHDRFTGITYSNMFDAMMDAVYSALKAMGYPDVDILVAETGWPSAGDPDQPACTVENAITYNGNLIKHVTSGKGTPLMPNRRFETYIFALFNENLKPGTSAERNWGLFRPDFSPVYDVGILRNQKNNPANPKPSPKPAPGKKWCVPKPEANDQQLQGNIDYVCSQGVDCKPIQAGGVCFDPNNVRSHASFVMNSFYQSQGQNAFNCDFSQTGVLTTANPSHGACKYL